The following are from one region of the Nicotiana tomentosiformis chromosome 7, ASM39032v3, whole genome shotgun sequence genome:
- the LOC104112426 gene encoding nuclear intron maturase 4, mitochondrial, with protein MVHKCTSLFRRLHFLAPNSSSTAAVIERPVVRSLGDSLYTTVNQVGCHSRYEKIGKVKLAQDLAGLVQECFNMEKKNNPKVSKNLVPMVEKSIDLEEKKHGVSLAQNLASLVEESYNLDESKPVNRVEHKRLLELRIKKRVKEQYVNGKFQNLIKKVIANPKTLCDAFDSMRLSSNVDLASDIENLPFEAMAEELSCGNFDVSANTYSISTRGSKKEVLVFPNVKLKVVEEAIRIVLEVVYRPHFSKISHGCRSGRSHLSALKYIRKEIINPKWWFTLPVCKKLDDRILGKLFSVMEDKIDDPFLYALLCSMFDCGVLNLEFGGFPKGHGLPQEGVLSPILMNIYLDLFDHEMYRLSMRYEAIDKGSSAEEGLANSMLRSWFRRQISGNGSQECNGMGNSGIRVHCCRFMDEILIAISGPKEVAVAIKSETENYFKNSLHLEFENEIDVFPCDGPTGIRFLGSVVKRSLKESPAVKAVHKLKEKVTLFSLQKEHSWNIGTARIGKKWLAHGLKKVKESEIKHLSDGSSLLSQISCFRKDGMETDHWYKVLLKVWMQNKNVKCDRNEDIILSKHIVEPALPQDLRDSYYEFQKRVQEYISSETASTLELLPNSNSSTLVTQIIAPISIIRKRLFRYGLTNSEGYPRPCHLLVFWDDNEIIDWYSGLICRWLRWYAECDNFNEVKLTICNQLRMSCIRTLAIKYRIHETEIEKKFDFELSRIPATEDIELEITNEATNSEAFDDDALMYGIAYSGLCLFSLARMVSHTRPCNCFVIGCMAAAPRVYTLHVMERQRFPGWKTGFSSCIHPSLHRRRLGLCKHHLKDLLLGHISLQSINFGAWR; from the exons ATGGTGCATAAATGTACTTCACTTTTCAGAAGACTGCACTTTCTCGCCCCCAATTCTTCCTCTACTGCTGCTGTTATTG AGAGGCCTGTTGTAAGATCTCTTGGTGATTCACTTTATACTACTGTTAATCAAGTTGGCTGTCACAGTCGCTATGAGAAGATTGGCAAAGTAAAACTAGCTCAGGACCTAGCCGGTTTGGTTCAAGAATGTTTTAACATGGAGAAGAAGAATAATCCCAAAGTATCTAAGAACTTGGTGCCTATGGTTGAGAAGTCAATTGATCTTGAGGAGAAGAAACATGGAGTGTCGTTGGCACAGAACTTAGCCAGCTTGGTGGAAGAGTCTTATAATCTTGATGAAAGTAAACCCGTGAATCGGGTGGAACATAAAAGATTACTTGAACTACGCATAAAAAAGAGAGTTAAGGAACAGTATGTAAATGGGAAGTTTCAGAACCTCATAAAGAAAGTGATTGCCAATCCAAAAACACTTTGTGATGCTTTTGATAGTATGCGGTTGAGTTCCAATGTTGATCTAGCATCAGATATTGAGAATTTGCCTTTTGAAGCCATGGCTGAAGAGCTTTCTTGTGGGAATTTTGATGTGAGTGCTAACACATATTCAATCTCAACAAGGGGCTCAAAGAAAGAAGTCCTTGTTTTTCCAAATGTAAAACTCAAAGTTGTTGAGGAAGCAATCAGAATTGTATTAGAAGTTGTCTACCGACCTCATTTTTCGAAGATATCACATGGTTGCCGTAGTGGAAGGAGCCATTTATCTGCTCTTAAATACATTCGCAAAGAGATAATTAATCCCAAGTGGTGGTTCACCCTGCCAGTTTGCAAAAAGCTTGACGATCGTATCCTAGGTAAGCTCTTTTCAGTCATGGAAGATAAGATAGATGATCCTTTCCTATATGCATTACTGTGTAGTATGTTTGACTGTGGGGTATTGAACTTAGAATTTGGTGGTTTTCCAAAAGGACATGGTCTCCCGCAAGAAGGAGTGTTGTCTCCAATTTTAATGAACATATATCTTGACCTCTTTGACCATGAAATGTACAGGTTGTCAATGAGATATGAAGCTATTGATAAAGGATCAAGCGCTGAGGAAGGTCTGGCCAACTCCATGCTACGCAGTTGGTTTAGGAGACAGATATCTGGTAATGGTTCTCAAGAATGCAATGGTATGGGCAACTCTGGAATTAGGGTGCATTGTTGCCGCTTCATGGATGAGATTCTTATTGCCATCTCTGGTCCCAAAGAGGTGGCTGTTGCCATTAAGTCTGAAACTGAAAATTACTTTAAGAATTCTCTTCATTTAGAATTTGAAAATGAAATAGATGTTTTTCCATGTGATGGGCCTACTGGCATTCGCTTTTTGGGAAGTGTGGTTAAAAGAAGCCTGAAAGAGAGTCCGGCTGTAAAGGCTGTTCACAAATTGAAGGAAAAGgtaacattattttctttgcagaAAGAGCACTCGTGGAATATCGGGACAGCAAGAATTGGCAAGAAATGGCTGGCTCATGGTCTGAAGAAAGTAAAAGAATCGGAGATTAAGCATCTCTCTGATGGTAGCTCCCTTTTGAGCCAAATCTCGTGTTTTAGAAAAGATGGGATGGAAACTGATCATTGGTACAAAGTCTTACTAAAAGTTTGGATGCAAAATAAAAATGTTAAATGCGACAGGAATGAGGATATTATATTATCTAAGCATATTGTCGAACCAGCTCTCCCTCAAGATTTAAGAGATTCGTACTATGAGTTTCAGAAGCGTGTTCAGGAATATATATCTTCTGAAACAGCTTCTACTCTTGAACTGTTGCCAAACTCCAACTCTTCAACATTAGTGACGCAGATCATAGCTCCAATCAGCATCATAAGGAAGCGACTTTTTCGATATGGGTTGACAAATTCTGAAGGATATCCTCGGCCATGTCATCTGCTAGTTTTTTGGGATGACAATGAAATCATTGACTGGTATTCAGGTTTAATATGCCGGTGGCTGAGATGGTATGCTGAGTGTGACAACTTTAATGAGGTAAAGCTCACTATTTGTAATCAACTAAGGATGTCCTGCATCAGAACTCTGGCAATAAAGTATAGAATACATGAGACTGAGATAGAGAAGAAATTTGATTTTGAATTAAGCAGAATTCCTGCAACTGAAGATATTGAGCTTGAGATAACCAATGAAGCAACAAATTCTGAAGCTTTTGATGATGATGCCTTAATGTATGGAATAGCATACAGTGGACTATGTTTATTCTCTTTGGCAAGAATGGTGAGTCACACACGTCCTTGCAATTGCTTCGTTATAGGATGCATGGCTGCAGCTCCTCGTGTATACACTCTTCACGTGATGGAAAGACAAAGGTTCCCTGGTTGGAAGACTGGATTTTCTAGTTGTATCCATCCCAGTTTACATAGAAGGCGACTTGGGTTGTGTAAACATCATCTAAAGGATCTTCTTCTCGGACACATTTCACTTCAATCTATTAATTTCGGTGCTTGGAGATGA